The following are from one region of the Primulina eburnea isolate SZY01 chromosome 17, ASM2296580v1, whole genome shotgun sequence genome:
- the LOC140817773 gene encoding importin subunit beta-1-like, translating to MALEITQYLLSAQSPDANVRTGAENTLGQFRDQNLPGFLLSLSVELSNDGKPTESRRLAGIVLKNSLDAKEAATKEHLVQQWITIDNTFKSQIKNSLLNTLGSSVQEASHTAAQVIAKIASIEIPRKEWPELVGSLLANMTQPDKPASLKQATLESLGYVCEEISDEDLVQDEVNSVLTAVVQGMNVSEQSTEVRLAATRALLNALDFARTNFENEMERNYIMKVTCDAALAKETEIRQAAFECLVSIASTYYEVLEPYMQKIFELTSNAVKGDEEAVALQAVEFWSSICDEELELQDYEVPESGDSSAPHSHFIEKALPTLVPMLLETLLKQDEDQDQDDGIWNLAMAGGTCLCLVARTVGDAVVPLVMPFVETNISKTDWRSREAATYAFGSILEGPSIEKLSPMVNAGLDFLLNAMKDENSHVKDTTAWTLSRIFELLHSPASGFSVITPTNLQKILGVLLESIKDAPHVAEKVCGAIYFLAQGYEDAGPSSSLLTHYIPDIMTCLIAAADRTDGSDSKLRSSAYETLNEVVRSSNLVETSQIIAKLLPVVMSKLEQTLNLQILSSDDREKQGDLQASLCGVLQVIIQKVSSADETKPIILQVADQIMLLFLNVFACRSSTVHEEAMLAIGALAYATGPEFGKYMQEFYKYLEMGLQNFEEYQVCAISVGVVGDIARALDEKILPYCDGIMTLLLKDLSSAELHRSVKPAIFSCFGDMALAISEHFEKYISYVLPMMQSASEVCAQMDYTDEEMMDYGNLLRRSIFEGYSGILQGFKNSKAEIMLPNAPHLLQFIDLVAKDKQRDESVTKAAVAVLGDVADALGSNIKALFKDCSFCAELLGECLQSDDEQLKETAAWTQGMIGRAFSVNG from the exons ATGGCTTTGGAGATCACCCAGTATCTATTGTCTGCTCAATCACCTGATGCAAATGTTCGAACTGGGGCAGAAAATACTCTTGGTCAGTTCCGGGATCAAAACTTGCCGGgattcttgttatcgttgtctGTTGAACTTTCCAATGATGGCAAACCCACAGAGTCTCGAAGACTTGCTGGTATTGTCCTTAAGAACTCATTGGATGCTAAGGAAGCTGCGACAAAGGAACACCTTGTCCAACAATGGATAACAATTGACAACACGTTTAAATCTCAGATAAAAAACTCTCTGTTGAATACCCTTGGATCTTCTGTTCAGGAAGCTAGTCACACTGCTGCCCAAGTAATTGCAAAGATAGCTTCAATTGAAATTCCTCGGAAAGAATGGCCAGAACTTGTTGGTTCATTGCTTGCCAATATGACTCAACCAGATAAACCCGCATCCCTGAAACAGGCTACCCTTGAATCGCTTGGTTATGTCTGTGAGGAGATATCCGACGAAGATCTCGTTCAAGATGAAGTCAATTCTGTTCTAACAGCTGTTGTTCAAGGAATGAATGTTTCAGAGCAAAGCACGGAAGTCCGTCTTGCTGCAACTAGGGCTTTATTGAATGCCCTCGATTTTGCTCGGACCAACTTTGAAAATGAGATGGAGAGGAACTATATCATGAAGGTGACATGTGATGCTGCATTGGCAAAAGAAACAGAAATCAGACAGGCTGCATTTGAGTGTCTAGTTTCCATTGCATCTACGTACTATGAGGTCCTTGAACCTTATATGCAAAAGATCTTCGAGCTTACATCTAATGCAGTCAAAGGAGATGAGGAGGCTGTTGCCCTTCAAGCAGTAGAGTTCTGGAGCTCCATTTGTGATGAAGAATTAGAGCTTCAAGATTACGAAGTCCCCGAGAGTGGTGATTCTAGTGCCCCACACTCACATTTTATTGAAAAAGCACTTCCCACTTTAGTGCCTATGCTGCTAGAAACTCTACTTAAGCAGGATGAGGACCAAGACCAAGATGATGGGATTTGGAATCTAGCAATGGCTGGTGGCACTTGCCTTTGTCTTGTTGCTAGGACTGTAGGGGATGCAGTTGTTCCTCTGGTGATGCCTTTTGTAGAAACAAACATATCAAAGACTGACTGGAGATCACGGGAAGCCGCTACATATGCATTTGGCTCAATCCTTGAAGGACCAAGCATTGAGAAGCTATCTCCCATGGTGAATGCTGGCTTAGATTTCCTACTCAATGCGATGAAAGATGAAAACAGCCATGTGAAAGATACAACTGCTTGGACTCTTAGTCGTATCTTTGAGTTGCTCCACTCGCCGGCTAGTGGTTTCTCTGTAATCACGCCTACTAACCTTCAGAAAATTTTGGGCGTCTTGTTGGAAAGTATAAAAgatgctccacatgtggctgagaAGGTTTGTGGAGCTATTTATTTTCTTGCTCAGGGGTATGAGGATGCTGGGCCAAGCTCTTCCCTTCTCACACATTACATTCCAGACATCATGACTTGTCTGATCGCCGCAGCCGATCGGACTGATGGCAGTGACTCTAAACTCAGATCTTCTGCTTATGAAACACTAAACGAGGTTGTTAGGAGTTCGAACCTTGTTGAGACATCTCAGATCATTGCCAAACTTCTCCCTGTTGTCATGTCTAAGTTGGAGCAAACTTTAAATCTTCAAATTTTATCATCTGATGACAGGGAAAAGCAAGGAGATTTACAAGCCTCTCTCTGTGGTGTGCTTCAGGTTATCATTCAAAAAGTAAGCAGTGCAGATGAAACTAAGCCCATAATATTACAGGTGGCTGATCAAATCATGCTGCTTTTCCTCAATGTTTTTGCTTGCCGTAGTTCTACAGTTCATGAAGAAGCTATGCTTGCTATCGGTGCACTGGCTTATGCCACCGGGCCAGAGTTTGGGAAGTACATGCAAGAGTTCTACAAATATCTAGAAATGGGTTTGCAAAATTTTGAGGAATATCAGGTTTGTGCCATTTCAGTTGGGGTTGTTGGTGACATTGCCCGTGCATTGGATGAAAAGATCTTGCCGTATTGTGATGGGATTATGACACTTCTGCTCAAGGATCTCTCCAGTGCTGAATTACACCGCTCTGTGAAGCCTGCCATATTTTCTTGCTTTGGTGACATGGCTCTTGCAATTAGTGAACATTTTGAGAAGTACATTAGTTATGTACTACCAATGATGCAGAGCGCTTCAGAAGTGTGTGCTCAGATGGATTACACTGATGAAGAGATGATGGACTATGGCAACCTGCTCAGACGCAGTATTTTCGAGGGTTATTCAGGAATTCTTCAGGGGTTCAAGAATTCGAAGGCTGAGATCATGCTACCGAATGCTCCTCATCTTCTGCAATTCATAGATTTGGTTGCCAAAGACAAACAGAG GGATGAGAGTGTGACAAAAGCAGCTGTGGCAGTTTTGGGTGACGTAGCAGATGCACTGGGCTCAAATATAAAGGCACTGTTCAAGGATTGTTCATTCTGCGCAGAATTATTAGGTGAGTGCCTCCAGTCGGATGATGAACAGCTAAAAGAAACAGCCGCATGGACACAAGGGATGATTGGTCGTGCATTTTCTGTAAATGGCTGA